A segment of the Natrinema sp. SYSU A 869 genome:
TCCGTTAAATCACTCGGCCTCTGTCAAGAAAGACGTGCGAGATACAGAGCGTCTATTCAGTAGAACGGTTCCGACAGTAGAGTACAGTTATCAGTATAGGCGGTGTGTATCTCTCTATGCCCGAAGAAGTGCTGTTCAAATCGGAAAGCGATCAGAGTCGAGAGGAGATTGCAGCGTATCTTCGCCGTGTAGCCGAGAAGTTGGAACAAGAGAACGCGATCACGCTAACATCGGGGGCCGAGTCCGTGACGATGGAGCCGCCAGCTCGCACGACGTTCGAGGTTAAAGCCGAACGTGAGGGGCCGACAGGTGGATCCGGTGAATTGAGTGTCGAGTTCGAACTCGAATGGGACGAGAACGGCAGTGAGGGAGACAGTGGGAACGGCCAACTAGAAATTGAGTAATAAACTAGTGCTCTGTATGGAGTACAATCGCTGAAACCGGGCACGAGCTGAGGATTCTAAATAAAGCCATTCGGCCTTGTTTAGACGCTAGCGAGAGGAGTTCTATGGCTAGATTGTGACCACTGAACGTGAGATGTGGTCGAGAGTTTGCTAACTGGACACTCGGTGTCGATTCTACACTCTCGGAAGAACGGCTGAGACGTCGACGTTTTTGAGAGGTGTTCTTGGACATCAACGACATTTCGGACAGTTATATCGCTACTCACGCACAACAGGATCTCTATCCCGCGAATTTTCGCGTCTAAACACGGCCAAGCCATTCCTTTCGAGTTACTCGCCGTGTCTAACTGTGATGACGGGAACCGGCGCTGAGCGGGCG
Coding sequences within it:
- a CDS encoding amphi-Trp domain-containing protein — encoded protein: MPEEVLFKSESDQSREEIAAYLRRVAEKLEQENAITLTSGAESVTMEPPARTTFEVKAEREGPTGGSGELSVEFELEWDENGSEGDSGNGQLEIE